Proteins from a genomic interval of Sporolactobacillus sp. Y61:
- the mltG gene encoding endolytic transglycosylase MltG, with the protein MNKKTGWKWWTGVAVCLVILLAFAVWGAFGYYKHLLSPTDPQNKNPVAVTIPSGSSVGDIGRILEKKGLVQKAWAFEFYAKWNHLNTYKSGTYTFNRAMSVNNLMDSLERGRHHDLVYLIDVRQGMWISEIADRMAKVSDLKKSEILNDLRNPDYVKSHYMERFSFLTEEILKRGNIYPLEGYLAPGVYRFKKTKKPLTLDQMIDPMLEETGKTAERYESQIKKGQLGSLHKVLTLASLVEQEAPGEQDRRKIAGVFYNRLNKHMRLESDTTVIYGRQKRSRDYSLKDIRQDNAFNTYTRTGLPVGPIGSPATNAIEAVLNPVKSDNLFFYARPNGKIYYSKSFAGHQKIVDKYRQEWAKEQP; encoded by the coding sequence GTGAATAAAAAAACAGGCTGGAAATGGTGGACAGGCGTTGCCGTCTGTTTGGTTATCCTGCTGGCATTTGCCGTCTGGGGAGCTTTCGGTTATTATAAGCATCTGCTGAGCCCGACAGACCCGCAAAATAAAAATCCGGTAGCGGTAACCATACCGTCAGGCAGCTCAGTGGGCGACATCGGCCGGATTCTCGAAAAAAAAGGACTGGTTCAGAAAGCCTGGGCGTTTGAATTCTATGCCAAATGGAACCATCTGAATACCTATAAGTCAGGTACTTATACCTTTAATCGCGCCATGTCGGTCAACAATCTGATGGACAGCCTTGAAAGGGGGAGACATCATGATCTTGTTTATCTCATTGATGTCCGCCAGGGCATGTGGATCAGTGAAATAGCTGACCGGATGGCGAAAGTATCAGATCTGAAAAAATCAGAGATTCTCAATGATCTTAGAAATCCTGATTACGTGAAATCACATTACATGGAACGATTTTCTTTTCTCACAGAGGAAATTCTGAAACGCGGAAACATCTATCCGCTGGAAGGCTATCTTGCACCCGGGGTCTATCGGTTCAAGAAAACAAAGAAACCACTGACTCTTGATCAGATGATTGATCCGATGCTTGAGGAGACAGGGAAAACAGCTGAAAGATACGAAAGTCAGATAAAAAAGGGGCAGCTCGGATCCTTACACAAAGTTCTGACACTGGCATCACTTGTTGAGCAGGAAGCACCGGGTGAACAGGACAGAAGGAAAATTGCAGGTGTTTTCTATAACCGTCTGAATAAGCATATGAGGCTGGAATCTGATACAACGGTGATCTACGGCAGGCAGAAAAGAAGTCGCGATTATTCGTTAAAAGATATTCGCCAGGATAACGCATTTAATACGTATACAAGAACCGGATTGCCGGTGGGTCCAATCGGCAGCCCGGCAACGAATGCGATAGAGGCCGTGCTGAATCCGGTTAAATCCGATAATCTGTTTTTCTATGCGCGGCCCAATGGTAAGATTTATTATTCAAAGTCGTTTGCCGGACATCAGAAAATAGTCGACAAATATCGTCAGGAATGGGCAAAAGAGCAGCCCTGA
- a CDS encoding class I SAM-dependent methyltransferase yields MGREFIQAFNKWAVDYDRSVAGGLPEYHEVFQNYPEILEAVAGQARGTVLEFGVGTGNLTGKLLEKGLEVYGIEPSQKMREKAKEKLPNINLSDGDFIDFTPPDVPINSIVSSYAFHHLNHQEKSVALEKYRTLLTPQGRIVFADTLFGSEMERKRIELEAKRKGYYNLLKDLRTEYYPLRKELYEMFRMNHFVPYFKQMNEFVWMILAIKED; encoded by the coding sequence ATGGGACGCGAATTTATTCAGGCGTTTAATAAATGGGCGGTTGATTATGACCGCTCGGTTGCCGGCGGTCTTCCGGAGTATCACGAAGTCTTCCAGAACTACCCTGAAATTCTTGAAGCAGTCGCAGGACAGGCCAGAGGCACTGTTTTGGAATTTGGTGTCGGAACAGGCAATCTGACCGGCAAACTGCTTGAGAAGGGTCTGGAAGTTTATGGCATAGAGCCTTCACAAAAAATGAGGGAGAAAGCAAAAGAAAAACTGCCGAATATCAATTTATCAGATGGAGATTTCATTGATTTTACGCCACCGGATGTACCCATTAACAGTATTGTCAGTTCGTATGCTTTTCATCACCTGAACCATCAGGAAAAATCGGTTGCTCTTGAAAAATATCGAACGCTGTTAACCCCGCAGGGCAGAATCGTTTTTGCAGATACGCTGTTCGGAAGTGAAATGGAGCGTAAAAGAATCGAGCTGGAGGCAAAGCGGAAGGGCTATTATAATCTGCTTAAGGATCTCCGCACTGAATATTATCCGCTGCGAAAAGAATTGTATGAGATGTTTCGGATGAATCATTTTGTTCCCTATTTTAAACAAATGAATGAATTTGTCTGGATGATTCTTGCGATAAAAGAAGATTAA
- a CDS encoding DUF1292 domain-containing protein, whose protein sequence is MSDPGHYPIIQPSGDEGERIVIPEPDGSENLFDVLFYFDVPETDKSYVVVTPSEEADEDADEEDVFAFRYEGEDDDFKLFPIETDEEWDVVEEMINTFSDEEDV, encoded by the coding sequence ATGAGTGATCCCGGTCATTACCCGATCATACAGCCAAGCGGGGACGAAGGGGAACGGATTGTGATTCCGGAGCCAGACGGAAGTGAGAATCTGTTCGATGTATTATTTTATTTTGACGTTCCTGAGACAGATAAATCTTATGTTGTTGTCACACCGTCGGAAGAGGCAGATGAGGACGCAGATGAAGAAGACGTTTTTGCTTTCCGTTATGAGGGAGAGGACGATGACTTCAAACTTTTCCCGATCGAGACAGATGAGGAATGGGATGTTGTTGAAGAAATGATCAATACGTTCAGCGATGAAGAAGATGTATGA
- a CDS encoding IreB family regulatory phosphoprotein, translating to MMKMDETMKFNFGDKDRHNVRQVLFQVYDALEEKGYNPINQIVGYLISGDPAYIPRHKDARKLIRRIERDEIIEELVTDYLRKKWDKE from the coding sequence ATGATGAAAATGGATGAAACGATGAAATTCAATTTTGGTGATAAGGACAGGCATAACGTACGCCAGGTGCTTTTTCAGGTATATGATGCTCTGGAGGAGAAGGGATATAACCCGATCAACCAGATTGTCGGCTATCTGATATCCGGCGATCCAGCATACATTCCCCGCCATAAAGATGCAAGAAAGCTAATCAGGCGGATCGAGCGTGATGAGATCATTGAGGAACTGGTAACGGATTACCTCAGGAAAAAGTGGGACAAAGAATGA
- a CDS encoding YrrS family protein — MMRNHRGKGYSSRYERRKSKTDRILNWSIGIVSLLILAVGCIILISVFNTSADRPAAKPAGQSENQGVSSSENQAGSSSESSSTDGSSAADSSAESDESGQVPNDESASSASGESSSSSSSAGSGESHQASYEIGSADWNAQVAAISAATGIESGNMTIHWLGNGGSPNSSLARVSPKNEQGSIYVVHLVYQDGKWQADDLKKPGE; from the coding sequence ATGATGAGAAACCATCGGGGAAAAGGATACTCATCCCGCTATGAGCGGCGTAAAAGCAAAACCGATCGGATCCTGAACTGGAGCATCGGAATTGTGTCCCTGCTTATCCTGGCTGTTGGATGTATTATTCTTATTTCAGTATTCAATACATCGGCAGACCGGCCGGCGGCAAAACCAGCCGGTCAGTCGGAAAATCAGGGAGTCTCCTCATCAGAAAACCAGGCGGGCAGTTCTTCCGAATCTTCTTCAACGGACGGCTCATCAGCGGCTGATTCATCAGCGGAATCTGATGAATCAGGGCAGGTGCCAAATGATGAATCAGCCAGTTCCGCTTCGGGTGAAAGCAGTTCTTCGTCATCATCCGCGGGATCCGGTGAAAGCCATCAGGCGTCCTATGAAATTGGCTCTGCAGACTGGAATGCCCAGGTGGCGGCGATCTCTGCAGCAACAGGGATAGAATCAGGTAATATGACGATTCACTGGCTGGGCAATGGAGGTTCACCAAACAGTTCTCTGGCACGTGTGTCTCCCAAAAATGAACAGGGGTCGATCTATGTCGTTCATCTCGTGTATCAGGATGGAAAATGGCAGGCGGACGATTTGAAAAAGCCCGGTGAATAA
- a CDS encoding O-methyltransferase, whose amino-acid sequence MIDFSKLSDYAASFTQSENDLLRRMEKKAHEIYIPIMHPAAMAFLQQVIRWKNPKHILELGTAIGYSSIRMRLAAGADVDISSVERDRDMIREAKENIRSMGFESSIHVIEGDATRELPEVRQAAPFDLILFDAAKAQYEHLFPVYADLLSDDGIIITDNVLFHGLVCDIEGIKKKQLRRLVEKVDSYNHFLVRQQGFDTIFLTVGDGLAVSTKKSSK is encoded by the coding sequence TTGATCGATTTTAGTAAATTATCTGATTATGCTGCTTCATTCACCCAATCTGAGAATGATCTGCTAAGGCGGATGGAGAAGAAGGCACATGAGATCTATATTCCCATTATGCATCCGGCTGCCATGGCTTTTCTTCAGCAGGTGATACGCTGGAAAAACCCGAAGCATATACTGGAACTGGGTACGGCGATCGGTTATTCGTCGATCAGGATGCGCCTTGCAGCAGGCGCTGATGTCGATATTTCTTCCGTTGAACGCGACAGAGATATGATAAGGGAGGCAAAAGAAAACATCAGATCAATGGGGTTTGAGTCCTCCATCCATGTTATTGAAGGGGATGCCACCCGTGAACTTCCTGAAGTGCGGCAGGCAGCCCCATTCGATTTGATTCTTTTCGACGCGGCTAAGGCACAGTATGAACATCTGTTTCCCGTATACGCCGATTTATTGTCTGATGATGGGATTATTATCACGGACAATGTCCTGTTTCATGGCCTGGTCTGTGATATAGAAGGCATTAAGAAAAAACAGCTGCGCAGGCTCGTTGAAAAAGTAGACAGTTATAATCACTTTCTGGTCAGGCAGCAGGGTTTTGATACGATTTTCCTTACTGTTGGAGACGGGCTTGCCGTAAGCACGAAAAAGAGTAGTAAGTGA
- the udk gene encoding uridine kinase yields the protein MTREKPIVIGVAGGSGSGKTTVTREISRYFPDKSIAVIQQDSYYKAQDDKPLEERLLTNYDHPLAFDTDLLIDQVKELLRFHPIKKPVYDYTVHTRSDKIVPVEPKDVIILEGILILQEKRLRDLMDIKVFVDTDSDLRIIRRLLRDTQERGRSVESVINQYLTAVRPMHRQFCEPTKVFADIIIPEGGSNTVAIDLMATKIKAVLEDRGRCLND from the coding sequence GTGACCAGAGAAAAACCAATTGTGATCGGAGTTGCAGGAGGCTCCGGATCAGGAAAAACAACTGTTACCCGAGAAATTTCACGTTATTTTCCTGATAAGTCTATTGCGGTGATTCAACAGGATTCATATTATAAAGCGCAGGATGATAAACCTCTGGAAGAACGCCTGCTGACAAATTATGATCATCCGCTGGCCTTTGATACGGATCTTTTGATTGATCAAGTGAAGGAGCTGCTGCGGTTTCATCCGATAAAAAAACCAGTATATGACTATACAGTACATACAAGATCTGATAAAATTGTACCCGTCGAACCAAAGGATGTAATCATCCTGGAAGGAATCCTGATCCTCCAGGAAAAACGGCTTCGGGATTTGATGGATATCAAAGTATTTGTGGATACGGATTCAGATCTTCGTATTATTCGCCGGCTGCTTCGTGATACACAGGAAAGAGGCAGAAGTGTCGAGTCGGTGATTAATCAATATCTTACCGCTGTCCGGCCGATGCATCGTCAGTTCTGTGAACCTACGAAGGTCTTTGCGGATATTATTATTCCCGAGGGTGGCAGTAATACAGTCGCCATTGATTTAATGGCGACAAAGATCAAGGCTGTTCTGGAAGACAGGGGCAGATGCCTGAATGATTAG
- the ruvX gene encoding Holliday junction resolvase RuvX encodes MRVMGLDFGSVTVGVSVSDPTGLTAQGIETIRYVEHRKDLMFQRIGELINTFGVESIVVGLPKDLIGTETCRAEASRAFARSLRRKFRLPVVMWDERLTTMAAERILIQADLSRKKRKKVIDKEAAVLILQSYLDKKRMETEKDE; translated from the coding sequence ATGAGAGTGATGGGACTTGATTTCGGATCGGTAACGGTTGGCGTCTCGGTCAGTGACCCGACAGGTCTGACAGCTCAGGGTATTGAAACCATCCGTTATGTGGAACATAGAAAAGATCTGATGTTTCAGCGGATCGGTGAATTGATCAATACATTCGGTGTGGAATCGATTGTCGTCGGACTGCCAAAGGATCTGATTGGGACGGAAACCTGTCGGGCGGAGGCTTCAAGAGCTTTTGCCAGAAGCCTGCGCCGGAAGTTCCGTCTTCCGGTGGTCATGTGGGATGAGCGACTGACAACGATGGCTGCTGAGCGCATTCTGATTCAGGCCGATCTCAGCCGGAAAAAGCGGAAGAAGGTCATTGATAAAGAAGCAGCCGTGCTGATTCTGCAAAGTTATTTAGATAAAAAAAGAATGGAGACAGAAAAAGATGAGTGA
- the mtnN gene encoding 5'-methylthioadenosine/S-adenosylhomocysteine nucleosidase, whose product MRLGLIGAMEEEIHILKSKMDQPKETEIAHSRFFSGKLAGIETVLLQSGIGKVNASIGTTLLIDHFHPDAVINTGSAGGTDAALDIGDVVISSRVIHHDADATAFGYQYGQIPGMPPAFIPDGHLSEIATDAAQKVITGHRTVHGVIGSGDSFMSDSDRIDALKHLLPELKAVEMEAAAIAQVCYQFGVPFLIVRALSDIAGKQSEISFDQFLEKAAKNSAEFVLALLKEMETHG is encoded by the coding sequence ATGAGACTGGGATTGATCGGAGCAATGGAAGAGGAAATCCATATCCTTAAAAGCAAAATGGACCAGCCAAAGGAGACGGAGATCGCACATTCCCGGTTTTTCTCCGGGAAACTGGCAGGGATCGAGACGGTATTACTGCAGTCCGGGATTGGCAAAGTTAATGCATCAATCGGAACAACACTTTTGATTGATCATTTTCACCCGGATGCAGTGATCAATACAGGATCTGCAGGTGGTACGGATGCGGCCCTGGATATTGGCGATGTTGTGATTTCCTCCAGGGTTATTCACCATGATGCGGATGCAACGGCATTTGGCTATCAGTATGGTCAGATCCCCGGTATGCCCCCTGCTTTTATACCAGACGGGCACTTGTCGGAAATAGCAACAGATGCAGCCCAAAAAGTGATCACCGGACACAGAACGGTCCATGGCGTAATTGGAAGCGGAGATTCATTTATGTCCGATTCAGATCGAATCGATGCATTGAAGCACCTGCTGCCGGAGCTGAAGGCGGTTGAGATGGAAGCTGCTGCTATTGCTCAGGTCTGTTACCAGTTTGGCGTTCCTTTTCTCATTGTCAGAGCGCTGTCTGATATTGCCGGAAAGCAATCGGAAATTTCATTTGATCAATTTCTTGAAAAAGCGGCAAAAAACTCGGCTGAGTTTGTACTTGCACTGCTTAAGGAGATGGAAACACATGGATAA
- a CDS encoding bifunctional cystathionine gamma-lyase/homocysteine desulfhydrase has translation MKPKTKVIHAGAFGDPFTGAVSVPIYQTSTYKQEAVGKTKGYDYSRTVNPTRSALEELIKSLEFGKAGFAFGSGMAAISSVLMLLNSGDHVVITDDVYGGTFRVIDKVFKRLGITASFVDTSNPEKVEAAITEKTKAIYLETPTNPLLKITDIAATAKQAHEHGLLLIVDNTFATPYWQHPLLLGADIVLHSATKYIGGHSDVVAGLVAVNSDELAEKVGFIQNSVGAIPGPQDAWLLIRGVKTLALRMEQIENNARRIAAFLEGHGKVRKVYYPGLPGHPGHELAEKQADGFGGMISFDVGSEENANKLLSRVRYFTLAESLGAVESLISVPAKMTHASIPKPRREELGITDGLIRLSVGIEDGDDLIDDLKQALE, from the coding sequence TTGAAACCAAAGACGAAAGTGATTCATGCTGGTGCTTTCGGAGATCCCTTTACAGGTGCGGTCTCTGTTCCAATATATCAGACGAGTACGTATAAACAGGAAGCTGTCGGAAAAACAAAAGGTTATGATTATTCACGGACGGTCAACCCAACGCGCAGCGCCCTGGAGGAACTGATCAAGTCTCTTGAATTCGGAAAAGCCGGCTTTGCCTTCGGATCAGGAATGGCTGCAATTTCATCGGTACTGATGCTGCTTAACAGCGGTGACCATGTGGTGATCACCGATGATGTGTATGGTGGGACATTTCGGGTGATTGACAAGGTGTTCAAGCGTCTGGGTATAACTGCTTCCTTTGTGGATACCAGCAATCCGGAGAAGGTGGAAGCTGCCATCACAGAAAAGACAAAAGCGATTTATCTGGAAACTCCGACTAATCCACTGCTGAAGATCACAGACATTGCAGCAACAGCAAAACAGGCACATGAACACGGACTGCTGCTGATTGTTGATAATACGTTTGCTACACCGTACTGGCAGCATCCTCTTCTGCTTGGCGCTGATATTGTATTGCACAGTGCGACGAAATATATTGGCGGTCATAGTGATGTTGTAGCCGGACTGGTTGCGGTAAATTCTGATGAGCTGGCTGAAAAAGTTGGGTTTATTCAGAATTCTGTTGGCGCCATTCCCGGACCTCAGGATGCCTGGCTGCTGATCAGAGGCGTAAAGACACTTGCTCTGCGCATGGAACAGATTGAAAATAATGCCCGTCGCATCGCAGCATTTCTTGAAGGTCATGGAAAAGTGCGCAAAGTGTATTATCCGGGTCTTCCCGGTCATCCGGGCCATGAGCTGGCAGAGAAGCAGGCTGATGGATTTGGCGGTATGATTTCTTTTGATGTTGGAAGTGAGGAAAACGCAAATAAGCTGCTCTCGCGTGTGCGTTATTTTACATTGGCAGAAAGCCTTGGGGCTGTGGAAAGCCTGATTTCTGTTCCAGCGAAAATGACTCATGCCTCAATTCCGAAGCCGCGTCGTGAAGAGCTGGGCATAACCGATGGACTGATTCGCCTTTCCGTAGGGATAGAAGACGGTGACGACCTGATTGACGATTTGAAGCAGGCCCTGGAATAA
- a CDS encoding cysteine synthase family protein — protein MALYQNVHELVGKTPLIELHGFPVPEGVHLYAKCEYFNPGGSVKDRLGEHFVNQALSAGKLKPGGTLIEPTAGNTGIGLAVAAVGKGIHVIFCVPEKFSMEKQTLMKALGAKVIHTPTGQGMTGAVAKAKQLVSEIPGSYCPNQFENEENPNAYIHTLGPEIWEDTKGKVNIFVAGAGTGGTFTGTASYLKKRNAQIKTVVVEPIGSILNGGKPAEHRIEGIGMEFIPSFVNTGLFDAIHTVSDDDAFRRLKEVASREGLLVGSSSGAALHAALIEASSAKPGTHIVVVFPDSSERYLSEGIYGS, from the coding sequence ATGGCATTATATCAAAATGTTCATGAACTGGTGGGAAAGACGCCGCTGATTGAACTGCACGGCTTTCCTGTTCCTGAGGGTGTTCATCTTTATGCGAAATGCGAATATTTCAATCCAGGCGGCAGTGTGAAAGACAGGCTCGGTGAACACTTTGTCAATCAAGCGCTGTCTGCCGGAAAACTGAAGCCCGGCGGCACATTGATCGAACCGACTGCGGGAAATACGGGTATCGGCCTTGCCGTTGCAGCGGTCGGGAAAGGGATTCACGTCATTTTCTGTGTACCCGAAAAGTTCAGCATGGAGAAGCAGACGCTGATGAAAGCTCTCGGAGCCAAAGTGATACACACGCCCACCGGTCAGGGGATGACCGGAGCTGTGGCAAAGGCAAAGCAGCTCGTCTCCGAAATTCCCGGCAGTTATTGCCCAAATCAGTTTGAAAATGAAGAGAATCCGAATGCCTATATTCATACACTCGGACCGGAGATATGGGAAGACACTAAGGGTAAGGTTAACATTTTTGTTGCAGGGGCCGGAACCGGCGGGACTTTCACCGGGACTGCATCGTATTTGAAAAAAAGAAATGCTCAGATCAAAACCGTAGTGGTCGAACCCATTGGCTCCATTTTAAACGGCGGGAAGCCAGCTGAGCATCGGATTGAGGGCATCGGCATGGAATTTATACCTTCATTCGTCAATACGGGCTTATTTGATGCGATTCATACGGTCAGTGATGATGATGCGTTTCGCAGACTGAAAGAAGTGGCCTCACGCGAAGGGCTTCTTGTCGGCAGCTCATCAGGCGCCGCCCTGCATGCTGCGCTGATTGAAGCTTCTTCTGCAAAGCCGGGTACCCATATCGTCGTTGTTTTCCCGGATTCAAGTGAACGTTATTTAAGTGAAGGTATTTACGGATCATAA
- a CDS encoding acylphosphatase, with the protein MESDSETKHVHVIVEGKVQAVGFRYFTWQTARELKITGWVRNRDDGSVEIEAEGKTDAVNTFVNQIKKGSPFSKVRHVDVQVYKHSGNFSTFEIRDMY; encoded by the coding sequence TTGGAATCTGACTCTGAAACCAAACATGTACATGTCATCGTTGAAGGTAAGGTACAGGCTGTGGGATTTCGATATTTTACCTGGCAGACAGCGCGTGAACTAAAAATTACCGGATGGGTGAGAAACCGGGATGATGGCAGCGTGGAAATTGAAGCAGAAGGGAAAACGGATGCTGTAAACACATTTGTTAATCAAATAAAAAAGGGAAGTCCATTTTCTAAAGTCAGGCATGTGGATGTGCAGGTTTATAAACACAGCGGGAACTTTTCAACATTTGAGATCCGGGATATGTACTGA
- a CDS encoding YrhC family protein: MGDQGKHLDERIADCRRTGMLCLFISLFMYIGTVIPDMLVEPWKIEVLMITSFSFLLASVFFYWRTTKLKEEQMDDQ, translated from the coding sequence ATGGGAGATCAGGGGAAACATCTGGATGAGAGAATAGCAGATTGTCGCAGAACAGGGATGCTTTGCCTGTTTATCAGCTTATTTATGTATATCGGAACAGTGATTCCGGACATGTTAGTCGAACCATGGAAAATAGAAGTTCTGATGATAACCAGCTTTTCATTCCTGCTGGCGTCTGTTTTCTTCTACTGGAGGACAACGAAATTAAAAGAAGAGCAGATGGATGATCAGTGA